Genomic segment of Gigantopelta aegis isolate Gae_Host chromosome 10, Gae_host_genome, whole genome shotgun sequence:
tatatttcattgctatgtatataataagtacaaatatttagttagtcggaaacatcatacaatgcagcaaactcaggaatgtccctttaatgagatTGCGTTCACaactgttataatattaaatttataacaaaatgtcattttaacgcaaatcattatttatatttttagcagaataacgataatttagtttttgaaaattatctgtgaacgtgattaaaatgcaaagttatagcaatacccagaacagtgtgcACGTGCATGTGCGCCTAAAATAAAGGCGTTTAGAGAAAACattgctggggtaataaatagaatagtaaactcagtaccagttattatcaatgtatgtcccgagtgaaatacttttcatttgtcactcgctaaagcacGCGACAACTAAAAATGATTTGATTTGggacataattttgataataactggtatctcgtttattatcctctatatatctcaggcactttgttgttcattcgccacgaacatggtgaaggggtggatctaattatacagtcatggtaaaaaaaaaccaggCTAAAGGGGGAGGGGTTCGaacccccctacccccaccctgtATTCAATTCTgtacagtggcgtaggcaggattttgtattgggggggggggggggggcacctggcaggcaagtaaacaatgatattgagtacgccactgatcacccctaattttgctgggattggggggggggtcttgccccccccccccccccccccccccccccccccggctacgcCACTGTTTCTGTAGTGGCATCAAATGATCTCTAAAATAAGTTCACATTTCATGGCTCTgcaatactgacataaaacacgattttgctgccgaaattatccatgaagaaaagttactttgagcaaacccagcgaaaaaccacctcaagggcaggtttaaacaagtaatacaattgtaacccagtgttaaactaggatTATTGAAAACCAGgcatgtgaaatgcacagtaaacatcacccagggtttaacctaggtttaaaccatatgtttccAAACCCACCGATGAcctagacatatgaaatcggcccattgatccccccctcccccctccatcccaatcagtgccccatgactcATATACTAATGgtcatgtctgtggggaaatttatataaaagatcctttgctgccaatgggaaatgtagtggatttccttcGTCAGAAttaatgatgattaataatcaatgtgctctcagTACCACAATTAtaatattgtgttgttttattatttttatgtacacaacccaTGTTTTACCATTGGCATGTGTTCGAATTGTAAACAAGGGGCtgggaattaaaaaaacccaaaaaaaaaccaaaaccaaaacatttcagttttcattttaaaaaatcaacaacaaaaaatcaatgtgctctagttgtgtcgttaaacaaaaataagctTTAAACTTGTCAGTAAATGTGTGAGCCATTTGGTAAAATATGAATAACCCAGTTAAGAATGTCTTGAATGTGTTGTCCAGGTTACTGGCTGAGAATGGTGCAGCTACTGAAGATCTCGAGGGAGTCGCTGGTGACGGGTGTTGGGGTCGTCCTGCGCATCCCTTCAGTGTTTCTGCTGGAGGCTTGGTACCGGACCAATCCGCTGAAGGCCGTGCAGATTCACACACGCGACGTGGAGATCATCGTCACAGTCGTCTACTACATGGGTACAAACAGTTCGCCTGCATTCACTacatacattggcaagatacgATGACCAGATAAATTTCTGTATTTTCGCTCACTGTATTTAGCCTGCATTCACTacatacattggcaagataatGATTTTCCGACTGTTCCTGTTatattgcaggataaataaaacatccgcTTACTGCCTTAatattgcaggataaataaaacatctgcttactgccttaagatattggctttatcctgctcaggtcaaATGGTGCAATTGGTGGTATTAGCCGTTCTAACCtttgcaggataaagccaatatctcaaggcagtaaccagttattccataTATGTGCCAACTCATGTGAACAAATCACATTCTCCACTGACACCAAGTATATTGAGGAGTGCTATTTTTCTCTcctcaacattttcacaagtgcTATTGTTTTACCCTGCTGGGCATTTTATAAATGATATTGATTTTTGGGGGTATTTTGTTTACGGCCATTAAAATCCTTTAAACATGATCCTTCATAGGGCCCAAACCTAACAACACCACAAATGGCAATTGCCGTAGTTGTGAGAAAAACTGCTGTATGACTTTACCAATGGCAGTTTTTTGGTGCTGGATGAAAATTATTGCTGTCAATTgaatagattttatttttaattttctctgGGATTTTTTGGTTACAAGAGTTGGTGGTTGGTTTAAAATAGCTGTAGGCAGGCTCCAAATTGCTGAAGGTGAGCATTTTGCCGATGACAAAAATTGACATGGGtaacaaattgttaaaatttgagCCCTGCCTTAATGTGTCCCTTTGACTTTCATGTATGGCTCTTGAATCTAGTTTTCCTGAACTTATTTTTgtaatgcctgaagatattgagatgaaattttgtatataggtttatcatgtactgtttcacatcaagtttaactttcatggtgatttaccaatttttcacCTAGTTGGGGGacctgtattgctttagcagtactatcagaatgcttgttttaactAATCGTCAGTCATGTTCAGTAAACAGTTTTCTTTTCCTTGCAGCCCTGCTGCTGGCCGTGGCTATAGCTGGTTTGCCCATCAAGAAGTTGGTGACCTTCTATATGTACCTCGTCAGCTGCCTGCTGCTCCTGGGTTCTTACTTCCTGTCGCGGTCGTTCATCGAGGGTGAGATCAGTGAGCGGCAGGAGGAGGGTGAGTCGTGGACCTCCCTGCTGGAGGATCGCACGCGGGTGGAGCGCATCTTCCTACACCTGGTGGCCCAGGGTTTCATCGCGGCGGTCGTCGCATACCTCGTCGAGATGGTCAACTGGACGCGCTTCCTGCTGCTAGTGTTCACATTGCCGGTGATTGCCCGCGCCATGGGGCTCCCCCTCGAGACGCTGCAGGTTCTGCACAACTTTGCTGCAGTCTTCACGACCCTCATCCTCCTGCTGTACATCCTCAACAACCTGGGCTACATGATTGACAACATGAAGGACGTGATAAACACAGGAGTCACAGCGCTGCGAACGTTCGGCGTCTTCCCAGTCGTTCTGTCGTTCTGGTACTCTGTGTGTCTTCCTGCGCAGCTCGTCCTCTTCTGGCTCATCCTGCTGGGAGTGCAGTTCTTCTACTACATGACGTCAGTGAGTCACCCCATCCTGCAGGAGAGCTGGACGATCATCATCCTCGCCAGCGTCGGAGAATGCTGTGCCACACCCATCAGTCTGTTTGCGCTATGTGTGACGATCACTTACGCCTCGTACAGTGTGATTACATTGACTCGATTGTACCTGCAGGGATTCGAAGCATGGTCCCAGGACACGGACGTGGTGCGCGGCTGGACGGAGGGCTTCACGATGCTGCTGATCGCCCTCCAGACGGACCTACTCGAACTGCGACCTCTACAGCGCGCGTTCCTCATGAGCATCCTCTTCTTCATCGTGGCATCTGCCCTGATCCAGTCCCTGTATGAGGTCACGGAGCCCGTGCTGCTGGCGCTGAGTGCGTCCCACAACCGGAGTGCATTCAAGCACGGCCGCGCCATCGTTCTGTGCATGCTGCTGTGGATTGTGCCGCTGTACATGACATACACCATCTGCCAGTACTTTGACCTCGACTTCTGGCTGCTAGTTATCGTGTCGTCATGCATGCTCACCTCTGTGCAGGTCATTGGCTCCCTCGTCGTCTACACTCTCTTCATGTATGACTCGATGCGCTCGGAGCCCTGGGAGAATCTCGACGACATCATCTACGTGGCCCGCTCCATCACGCGCGTCATGGAGTTTGTCGTCGCAGTCTTTGTCGTCTGCTACGGACTGAAGGAGTCGTTTTACGGCGAGTGGAGCTGGATCAACTCGTCCATCCTGGTGATTCACTGCTACTTCAATGTGTGGCAGAGACTTCAGAGCGGGTGGAAGAGCTTTCTGCTGAGACGCGAGGCCGTGAAGAAAGTCGAATCCTTGCCATCCGCGTCTGCCGAGCAGCTAAACTCCCTCAACGACGTGTGCGCAATCTGCTATAACGAGATGAAGAATGCACGCGTCACCCCCTGTGGACACTTCTTTCACAGCCTGTGTTTGCGGAAGTGGCTCTACGTGAAAGAGAGCTGCCCCATGTGTCACCAGGAGATTCACAACGGGATCCGAGCGACTCCGTTAGTGACACCCAGTGAGGTGCACCGGGTTTCACAGAACATACCACCAGCTCCAGAAGCATCAGCAGACCGGAATCAGGAGGCTCATTCTCCAGACAATGCCGGCGATAATCTGGGGAGCAGTGTGGCTCCTGACAGTGCCAGAAACACCTCAACAGATGGCACTTACGTCTTCTGATAAAGGCGGATTCTCAGAGATAAGAAAAATATTACGGAAAAAATCATGCATGTCCAAATTAGGACAGTGCTCAATCTAGTTTCAAGTAAATAATTATTGTGcttttgaaattaaatatcattAAGGGCTACGTCTAATCATCAACATTTTTTCACCTGTACAAACTTTACTATGGTGGTTTGTAAGGGTTAATGccagtataaatgtaaaaataaaacattgataaCAAAAAAAGTctgttgaaaaattaaaattgtctaTTTTATGTTTCTAAGTGGAGGAATGAGGTAGCAAAAAATAAGAATGTTTGTAGACTTGCGAAAATGTTACGAATTGTGAATGGTCTTCTAATGGTATTTTGATTTCTGTAATTATTCCGAATTATTCTCTGCATCTAACAAAGGAATTATATATAGCATTCCCTCCGTAGAAACAAAGTGTAACATATACTAGTTTTTATATGTACCTGAAGAAAGTGATATACACTGAACTGTAATGAAAACACCACACCCAATGTTCACTTGTTATTGCTATCGCATGTGTTAAGTGGCTATAAAGCACACAATAACCCTAAGCTTTGTATACAGTATTTGAGTTATTTGGTGCCTACCAGAATACACCCAGTTATACaaattcatttaaatataaacaattcCACTTGTATCCGTTTTACAACTACAAGTCTGACGTGTGTGGTTTCAGTGGAGTTCAGTGTGTGCTTGTTACAGTTGCCCTGTTCACTGGATTCTCTTCACTAAACAGGACAACTGGATGATAAGCTCAGTGaaacaaaattgtatacatattaTGCACATGGTTAAAAGTTTGCTTGTGTTTGTTATAGTTAATACTAATTGTTACTTTTAATATAGTCACTGTGTTCAAAAAGGAATTGCATGTATATAgcaataatttaatttctataaatttaattataatttaacgTCATTTCATTGGGCCAGCTGGAGGAATGCgtatttgttcatttctcgatgaatgtaaaaataatgtcgGGAATACcatatgtgatgacgtcactttatattgttaactttgtcttattgagcattattgtttagaacaaaacaaaataattcaaaacaaaaatataaacttttagtattattattagttagtatgttttaaatttattgataAGGATTGTCTATTATTTCATTTCTGTTCATCAGCGTATGAACAGAAAAAATCATTGCAAACTTATGTGTGAATGGGgataattttatttgatttatacccagataaacgtaaaagaaatagcaGACAATCCTTAAGTGCATTATTAGAACAAATACTctttacttgtttattttgtttttttatcttcattgaaatgaacattttcagtttaCTTTTGTGTTTAGATCGAATTAATGTTCAAATGTGATGTTCTGTACACAAACATCAGCTGttctttaataaatgtaatcagtggtggttagtaagagagaagtctCTGTAATGACCTTGCCCTTGTCATTCAGCTGATAATATCACTGGGTCGGAGTCAGTTCTGGAATACAAtgtcagtacctaccagcctttatgctgatggtttaaccactagtCTCAATTCtacaaaatataatgtatatatagatatatactcctgctgatttttgtctaaaatgtattatgttCATTTGTGTATTGGAAGGGAAGCAGCATTCCATTGACTCATTGTGATAGGTGTCTTTATTCAGGTGATCACACTGGTTTAAACATGGTTCACACTTCCACTCTTCAGGTGATCACACTGGTTTAAACATGGTTCACACCTCCACTCTTCAGGTGATCACACTGGTTTAAACATGGTTCAAACCTCCACTCTTCAGTTGATCACACTGGTTTAAACATGGTTCACACTTCCACTCTTCAGGTGATCACACTGGTTTAAACATGGTTCACACTTCCACTCTTCAGGTGATCACACTGGTTTAAACATGGTTCACACTTCCACTCTTCAGGTGATCACACTGGTTTAAACATGGTTCACACTTCCACTCTTCAGGTGATCACACTGGTTTAAACATGGTTCACACCTCCACTCTTCAGGTGATCACACTGGTTTAAACATGGTTCACACCTCCACTCTTAGGTGAGCACACTGGTTTAAACATGGTTCACACCTCCACTCTTCAGGTGAGCACACTGGTTTAAACATGGTTCAGACTTCCACTCTTCAGGTGAGCACACTGGTTTAAACATGGTTCAGACTTCCACTCTTCAGGTGATCACACTGGTTTAAACATGGTTCACACCTCCACTCTTCAGGTGATATCACTGGTTTAAACATGGTTCACACCTCCACTCTTCAGGTGATCACACTGGTTTAAACATGGTTCAAACCTCCACTCTTCAGTTGATCACACTGGTTTAAACATGGTTCACACTTCCACTCTTCAGGTGATCACACTGGTTTAAACATGGTTCAGACTTCCACTCTTCAGGTGATCACACTGGTTTAAACATGGTTCAGACTTCCACTCTTCTTGGTCTCATGTTAGTGTTTGTTAATTGTCTTGCCATGACTAAATCAAAAGGTAAGACATGTACATAGGTTTTACTTTTCCATGAGTTGAGATTGGAAGAGCAGTAGTGTTGATTCCATGATTTAGTCGACATTACGTGTTTGTTTTTCGacccatttctcacaaactacaaGTCCTACATCAaggaaacttggtttatagttacatatatgaatgttgatatcaatgaatgttaaaaaatgtaattaattaaaaataataaatgtatttttttttttttgaaattgtttaattgttgttctttttttaataaactagattacaaattatttgttttataacattaaaatttaattaccgataagtaattttttaaacatgcatagAGATGACCATTGGTGGATGCCATTATCAGTGACACAGAATAATTTTATAGTAGGCAAGACAATTAACTGCATGGAAATTTTGTGACAATTATTATTCCTGTGATCTCGTCtgatctgtatatttgtagtgtcaGCCGCAAGCTTCTGTCAGTCTCCATCCTTTTTGTTGTACGTGTTTGTATTGCAATAGTGCCTGCCCCATGGCACTACATGaggatctccccccccccacccccgtcccgaatattacatttattggcctggaaaaaacattgaaataaagttattattaatgcAAGTTACTGTGTAAATTATTGTATATGAGGTGTTTTctttgttggtgtgtgtgtccGGTAACGATTTTGAATTTAGCAATACATTGTAGGTCTCATTCGCTTTTTTGCATTGATTATTGTTGACTTTGATGATTAAACAACATGTATGGTACAcatcatcaaatttaaaatcaatagtcagtaatgaattaatcaatgtgttctattcTATGagctttaaacaaaaacagactttacaCTGAGCATTCAGTGAACCAGACTGAACAACCATTTTGCAGGATACTTAATCCTAGTTACCTGAACTAGTACCCCATCGCTAGTATATAAACaatgtggtatatactgtcctgtctaatggaaagtgcatataaaagatccagtGATGCTTTATTGATAGAAATAACATACTTgcgtctctgtctgtctctctgcctctctctctctctctctctctctctctctctctctctctctctctctctctctctctctctctctctctctctccatctccatCTCCATCAAAATACACAGCTGTAGTTTAAATGTCCTGAGTTGTTAATGTTCTTTAGTTTCGTCTGCCTAGTTCTTTTATTGTGTTCGCTTGTGctgagtgtgtgtatgtcatGATGATCCAGTTACTTTGTTCTCGTTTTGTATAATTTCTATAACATTAGCATTTTATatctatacatttattttgcataAGAAGGCTGTGATGTCATATTTCCCCCCTAAATAAGTTTGTTGTCTTAAATTGTTGATGATATtgttacatgtttgtgtgttgatAGTGACTCAAGAGTTGTTGCAATATGTGGCTATGTATGTTTAAAACAGCATTAAAGGAATTGAATtaaagaagtttttttttttttaaacaagtcaTGTCCATGATGACGACCGAACCAATTGGAGAAAAGGAGATGTAAacactaaagtactgtcggaaatagaataaaaataattttcgttgattatttcttacatattaaacagacaagtaaatattttgtaaaaatctaTTTAATGGTACTcaacctaatttagcatttacttgttttggctctaattgatgtacaaggtggtgtttactcttgaaattaaaagaaagatgtcagtaaacaggtgatttgtgcactttattggaacagactataacaaattttggtcaagtgtcaatttcattgctgttacaatatgtgagggactgtttctgatgacagtttacccctatccctctccaaaacaaaatatttgttgacatttataagtaacttgagcaaaactgtcaagaaccattctgagtttgtgatctattatacaaGTATTAAATGTGATCTATTATACaagtattaaaggtgctatctcaaagttgcataatgacagctattgcaaatcatgtttttattaaattttgctttaatatttacagactacacctttaactatatgcccataaatgattatagggaataattttatctactagtagaaaatacatttttattggaggatctttatcacaaacatgcTCACGTATAACTTctaatatagcacctttaagtggttgcaagattgtgtaaagttctaatgtacttatattgaatttatattaacaaagtatgctggtcataattaataatctAAGCTGCAGTTCAAAATAATccgttaacttgcagttttaaattaaaagtttgtttaggggtaaatgaaattgacacctatcatcaaaatgtgttatagtctgttccaatataGGTCAGAAATCTCCGTTTACTGActttatttcaatttcaagagtaaacaccaccttgtacatcaatgagagcccaaacaagtaaatgctaaattaggcagagtatcattaaataggtatttacaaaatatttactgtcagtttaatcaatctaattaaaattagctccactattacatgtggatctaaagacagccagttggagctcatgtccaccaatcaaaaccttacttgcagaatcctgccagtgatttaaaactaacaacactgcgtagtccccaatgtccaggtaacatttcgtctgtaaataataatttaaatattgaccaatcacaatTCGccttatttgggagcatacaaattctaaaaatatcgggcgagtctattttagtggccgcagtacagcgaaccataccaatacgtacggggtgggttatcagtcttcaattttacattaaaatttatttatttatttataaaatttaaatttaaataaatcagtcttcagttttacattacaaattatttattttataaaataaaacatgttttaaggcattcgtaattcacacgaaacatgtcgtataccctcaggataattcggaatgtttttgaaattattatcaCGTCCTTCATGTTGTCAATCATGTAGCCCAGGTTGTTGAGGATGTACAGCAGGAGGATGAGGGTCGTGAAGACTGCAGCAAAGTTGTGCCTGGATCTGCGCATGTGGGAGAATTTCCTTTGTAGTAGCTATCTACAATGTCGACAGGTGATTGAAAGAGAACAAGGCGCACTATTCCAAACCACAAAACGGTTCACACGCAATCATCTTGGTCGAGAAACTAAAAACAAAGCATGCAATGAAAACACCCGAGCGAAACCCTTCCAGTGAAAACTTGTTCGCTTTTCTGAAATTCTGAACTAATTTTGATGTCTTCACAAATGCACAACAACAATATGCTAAAacgttaaacacacacacacacacacacacacacacacacacacacacacacacacactatatatctctctctctctctctctctctctctctctctctctctctctctctctctctctctctctctctctctctctctctctctctcggcaACATAAAACGTGTAACAaatccatatatatatgttggCGGGGCCGTACCCACCAAAGGGGGCAGggaggcagttgccccccccccgagaatcactttttctcttctttttttttcctccagaaaatagcatacacatctcaaggtctttcatttgtttataaaaagtagtgacACCCCCTCCCgcggattttgatcagggtacggccctggttggctttacataattaaaatattggcaTTCAGCAACATTCGCCATGATTCAGTTTACATGTAGCaagcaggaaattgcatttcagaacatctaTAGTTTTCAAACTGTGTTACATTTATTAGCATTTGTAATATGATTGTTAGCCTACTTGTAGAGacgcctcggtggcgtcgtggttaggtcatcgatctacaggctggtaggtactgggttcggatcccagtcgaggcatgggatttttaatccagataccgactccaaacccagagtgagtgctccgcaaggcttaatgggtaggtgtaaatcacttgcactgatcagtgatccataactggttgaacaaaggccatggtttgtgctatcctgcctgtgggaaacgcaaataaaagatcccttgctcctaatcggaaagagtagcccatgtattggcgacagcgggatctTCATGCACGCAGAGATTAGTGTGTTCCGACTTTTCTATATTTGCGCCCTTTCGTTTACAGTGTAGACCTTTAACTAGGACATTGTTAATTTGTTATCGACAAAATTAAACTGGTTGAGTAATGTACATGAAATAGCCTAATTAATTACAATTCCTAGACACACGCATCGATTTGTAGGTATGtaaattaaatactttattaCTACACCAGTGTCAggtatgaatattgtatattcGATATATATCTCAGGGCCATTGCGCCGCTTATGATTAATGCTGTTTTTCAAGTCTGCTTTAGTTTCTTCCGCAAAGTCTGGTTGGAGACTAAAACTTCGATAGCGACGTTTGTTTACTGTTGTTGTGTGTTACGGTAAAAGTGTCGACAGGCGATCCGTTATAGATAGTCGCACCTGAGTGGGCGCGTCAAGCTAGGCTAAACAGCGCTGACGGTGGCTGTGCGACAGGCAGAGAGAAAAATGGAGCCCCCGAAACCCGTTTCTAACAAGAAGAGGGACGCCGATATTAGAAGCGTTCTGGAGGGAAGGC
This window contains:
- the LOC121383069 gene encoding RING finger protein 145-like; protein product: MVQLLKISRESLVTGVGVVLRIPSVFLLEAWYRTNPLKAVQIHTRDVEIIVTVVYYMALLLAVAIAGLPIKKLVTFYMYLVSCLLLLGSYFLSRSFIEGEISERQEEGESWTSLLEDRTRVERIFLHLVAQGFIAAVVAYLVEMVNWTRFLLLVFTLPVIARAMGLPLETLQVLHNFAAVFTTLILLLYILNNLGYMIDNMKDVINTGVTALRTFGVFPVVLSFWYSVCLPAQLVLFWLILLGVQFFYYMTSVSHPILQESWTIIILASVGECCATPISLFALCVTITYASYSVITLTRLYLQGFEAWSQDTDVVRGWTEGFTMLLIALQTDLLELRPLQRAFLMSILFFIVASALIQSLYEVTEPVLLALSASHNRSAFKHGRAIVLCMLLWIVPLYMTYTICQYFDLDFWLLVIVSSCMLTSVQVIGSLVVYTLFMYDSMRSEPWENLDDIIYVARSITRVMEFVVAVFVVCYGLKESFYGEWSWINSSILVIHCYFNVWQRLQSGWKSFLLRREAVKKVESLPSASAEQLNSLNDVCAICYNEMKNARVTPCGHFFHSLCLRKWLYVKESCPMCHQEIHNGIRATPLVTPSEVHRVSQNIPPAPEASADRNQEAHSPDNAGDNLGSSVAPDSARNTSTDGTYVF